In Halomonas alkalicola, the following proteins share a genomic window:
- a CDS encoding HAD family hydrolase, whose product MSLAIFDLDNTLLSIDSDHAWGEFLLEQGAVDPVAYRDANDRFMADYEAGTLDIHAFLAVALKPLADNSPEQLAAWHQQFMASKIEPHILPKGEELVARHRTRGDTLLIITATNRFITGPIAERLGVDDLIAVEPEIVDGRYTGRVKGTPSYREGKVVRLEEWLADKELTLDDAWFYSDSHNDLALLEKVDHPVAVDPDPSLREVAEARGWRIISLRD is encoded by the coding sequence GTGAGCCTGGCCATCTTCGACCTGGACAACACCCTGCTGTCGATCGACAGCGACCACGCCTGGGGGGAGTTCCTTCTCGAGCAGGGCGCCGTGGACCCGGTGGCCTACCGCGACGCCAATGATCGCTTCATGGCCGACTACGAGGCCGGCACCCTGGATATCCACGCCTTCCTCGCGGTGGCGCTGAAGCCCCTGGCCGACAACAGCCCCGAACAGCTCGCCGCCTGGCACCAGCAGTTCATGGCCAGCAAGATCGAGCCGCACATCCTGCCCAAGGGCGAGGAGCTGGTGGCCCGCCACCGCACCCGCGGCGACACCCTGCTGATCATCACTGCCACCAACCGCTTTATCACCGGCCCCATCGCCGAGCGGCTGGGCGTGGATGACCTGATCGCCGTGGAGCCCGAGATCGTCGACGGCCGCTACACCGGCCGCGTGAAGGGCACCCCCAGCTACCGCGAGGGCAAGGTGGTGCGTCTGGAGGAGTGGCTGGCCGACAAGGAGCTGACCCTGGACGACGCCTGGTTCTACAGCGACTCCCACAACGACCTGGCGCTGCTGGAGAAGGTCGACCACCCGGTAGCGGTGGATCCGGACCCCTCCCTGCGCGAGGTCGCCGAAGCCCGCGGCTGGCGGATCATCAGCCTGAGGGACTGA
- a CDS encoding RNA pyrophosphohydrolase has translation MIDADGFRPNVGIIIANDQGQLLWARRVGQNAWQFPQGGIKANETPKEALFRELYEEIGLTADDVEILACTRGWLRYRLPRRMIRTHSRPVCIGQKQKWFLLRIRCQESRICMDGTASPEFDGWRWVSYWYPLGQVVPFKREVYRRALRELSPSAQRLALGFG, from the coding sequence GTGATCGACGCTGACGGCTTTCGCCCCAACGTTGGCATCATCATCGCCAACGATCAGGGGCAGCTGCTCTGGGCGCGTCGGGTAGGGCAGAACGCGTGGCAGTTTCCCCAGGGAGGCATCAAGGCGAACGAGACACCGAAAGAGGCACTGTTTCGCGAACTCTACGAGGAGATCGGCCTGACCGCCGACGACGTCGAGATCCTTGCCTGCACCCGGGGTTGGCTCCGCTATCGCCTGCCGCGACGCATGATTCGTACCCATTCGAGGCCGGTCTGCATCGGCCAGAAACAGAAGTGGTTCCTGCTGAGGATCCGCTGTCAGGAGAGCCGGATCTGCATGGATGGCACCGCCTCGCCGGAGTTCGACGGCTGGCGCTGGGTCAGCTACTGGTATCCGCTGGGCCAGGTGGTGCCCTTCAAGCGTGAGGTCTACCGCCGCGCGCTCAGGGAGCTCTCGCCCAGCGCCCAGCGCCTGGCCCTGGGCTTCGGCTGA
- the ptsP gene encoding phosphoenolpyruvate--protein phosphotransferase: protein MLEVLRRITQEVTGARTLEAALATMVRRIRKAMEADVCSFYLFDEEIEQLVLMETIGLRTQAVGHVALPVGEGLVGLVASREEPLNLEDAQAHPQFRYFESTGEERYSSFLGVPIIHQRRMLGVLVVQQAEKRRYGEEDEAFLVTMAAQLAGVLAHALATGNLTRPSLAGQVQFKGVAGAPGMSIGEAVVIAPPADLDSVPDLIPTDVEYEIARLKEAIGRAREELRAAAERLANRVSAQELALFEVYQQMLSEAALSQEVEKRIREGQWAPGALADVVKRHVQYLERVDDDYLRERAADVRDLGRRVLAHLQEETPQTPEVFPDSTILVGDELSVAMLGEVPREKLAGLVSVRGSSTSHVAIIARAMGIPTVLGMVDLPLPRLSGARVILDGHRGRLFVRPGEELLTHYQGLIAEEQALTEVLEHEQDLPSRTPDGHDMPLMVNTGLVVDAVAQLKRRISGVGLYRTEVPFMVTERFPGEQEQTRLYRDQLESFAPLPVVMRTLDIGGDKDLPYFPIEEANPFLGWRGIRVTLDHPEVLMVQLRAMLRASQGLDNLQVLLPMVTNVDEVDDALKLLDRAIVELGEEGVSVPRPKVGVMIEVPATLYQLDALARRADFFSVGSNDLTQYLLAVDRNNPRVAELYDACHPAVLSAMASLAREAKRLDRPISVCGELAGDPAGALLLMGMGFDALSMNAPSLPRVRAAIRRVPLEGARDLVEETLRLDTPGEVRHHLAERLGGWELGHLLPPRD, encoded by the coding sequence ATGCTCGAGGTCCTGCGCCGCATCACACAGGAAGTCACCGGGGCCCGCACCCTGGAAGCGGCGCTCGCCACCATGGTCCGGCGTATCCGCAAGGCCATGGAGGCCGATGTGTGCTCCTTCTACCTCTTCGATGAGGAGATCGAGCAGCTGGTGCTGATGGAGACCATCGGCCTGCGCACCCAGGCGGTCGGGCATGTGGCCCTGCCGGTGGGCGAGGGCCTGGTGGGGCTGGTGGCCAGCCGCGAGGAGCCCCTCAACCTCGAGGACGCCCAGGCTCATCCCCAGTTCCGCTACTTCGAATCCACCGGCGAGGAGCGCTACTCCAGCTTCCTCGGCGTACCCATCATCCACCAGCGCCGCATGCTCGGCGTGCTGGTGGTGCAGCAGGCCGAGAAGCGCCGCTACGGCGAGGAGGACGAGGCCTTCCTGGTCACCATGGCGGCCCAGCTCGCGGGCGTGCTGGCCCATGCCCTGGCTACCGGCAACCTCACCCGGCCAAGCCTGGCGGGGCAGGTGCAGTTCAAGGGTGTGGCCGGCGCCCCGGGCATGAGCATCGGCGAGGCGGTGGTGATTGCCCCACCCGCCGACCTCGACAGCGTGCCGGACCTGATTCCCACCGACGTCGAGTACGAGATCGCCCGCCTCAAGGAGGCGATCGGCCGCGCGCGCGAGGAGCTGCGCGCCGCCGCCGAGCGCCTGGCCAACCGCGTCTCGGCCCAGGAGCTGGCGCTGTTCGAGGTCTACCAGCAGATGCTCAGCGAGGCGGCGCTCTCCCAGGAGGTGGAGAAGCGCATCCGCGAGGGGCAGTGGGCGCCCGGGGCGCTGGCCGATGTGGTCAAGCGCCATGTCCAGTACCTGGAGCGGGTCGACGACGACTACCTGCGCGAGCGCGCCGCCGACGTGCGCGACCTGGGGCGCCGCGTGCTGGCGCACCTGCAGGAGGAGACCCCCCAGACGCCGGAGGTCTTCCCCGACAGCACCATCCTGGTGGGCGACGAGCTCAGCGTGGCGATGCTCGGCGAGGTGCCCCGGGAGAAGCTCGCCGGGCTGGTCTCGGTGCGCGGCTCCAGCACCTCCCACGTGGCGATCATCGCCCGGGCCATGGGCATCCCCACGGTGCTCGGCATGGTCGACCTGCCGCTGCCGCGGCTCTCCGGCGCGCGGGTGATCCTCGATGGCCACCGGGGGCGGCTCTTCGTGCGACCGGGCGAGGAGCTGCTCACCCACTATCAGGGCTTGATCGCCGAGGAGCAGGCGCTCACCGAGGTGCTCGAGCACGAGCAGGACCTGCCCAGCCGCACGCCGGACGGCCACGACATGCCGCTGATGGTCAACACCGGCCTGGTGGTGGACGCGGTGGCTCAGCTCAAGCGCCGCATCAGCGGGGTGGGGCTCTACCGCACCGAGGTGCCCTTCATGGTCACCGAGCGCTTCCCCGGTGAGCAGGAGCAGACCCGGCTCTATCGCGATCAGCTGGAGAGCTTCGCCCCGCTGCCCGTGGTGATGCGCACCCTGGATATCGGCGGCGACAAGGACCTGCCCTATTTCCCCATCGAGGAGGCCAATCCCTTCCTCGGCTGGCGCGGGATTCGCGTCACCCTCGACCACCCCGAGGTGCTGATGGTGCAGCTGCGTGCCATGCTGCGCGCCTCCCAGGGGCTCGACAACCTCCAGGTGCTGCTGCCCATGGTGACCAACGTCGACGAGGTCGACGATGCCCTCAAGCTGCTCGATCGCGCCATCGTCGAGCTGGGCGAGGAGGGTGTCTCAGTGCCGCGGCCCAAGGTGGGGGTGATGATCGAGGTGCCGGCGACCCTCTATCAGCTCGACGCCCTGGCCCGGCGCGCCGACTTCTTCTCGGTGGGCAGCAACGACCTGACCCAGTACCTGCTGGCGGTGGATCGCAACAACCCGCGGGTCGCCGAGCTCTACGATGCCTGCCACCCGGCGGTGCTCTCCGCCATGGCGAGCCTGGCCCGCGAGGCGAAACGCCTGGACCGGCCGATCTCGGTGTGCGGCGAGCTGGCCGGCGACCCCGCCGGCGCCCTGCTGCTGATGGGCATGGGCTTCGATGCCCTCTCCATGAACGCCCCCAGCCTGCCCCGGGTGCGCGCCGCCATCCGCCGCGTACCGCTGGAAGGCGCCCGCGACCTGGTGGAGGAGACCCTGCGCCTCGACACCCCCGGCGAGGTGCGTCACCACCTGGCCGAGCGCCTGGGCGGCTGGGAACTTGGCCACCTGCTGCCGCCGCGGGATTGA
- a CDS encoding NRDE family protein — MCLIAFDHRPDSAWPLRLVANRDEFHARPAASLARWADAPHIVGGRDLEAGGSWLAVHRRGRFAAVTNVRDPRLKVAGDAPSRGDLVRDALTCADLPAWLDRLASGEAERFAGFNLLAGDGERLWHLHRGLDGIQLGEIAPGLHGLSNASLNTPWPKLISVRQGLGASLRHGRWPEDALAAMGDRHPADDDQLPETGVGLEMERMLSSPLIVGERYGTRAMTWLSWHASGRIEIGERRFGPHGVALGESVERLVGLHR, encoded by the coding sequence ATGTGCCTGATTGCCTTCGACCACCGTCCGGACAGCGCGTGGCCGCTGCGGCTGGTCGCCAACCGCGACGAGTTCCACGCCCGCCCCGCCGCCTCCCTCGCCCGCTGGGCGGATGCCCCCCATATCGTCGGCGGCCGCGACCTGGAGGCCGGCGGCAGCTGGCTGGCGGTCCACCGCCGCGGGCGCTTCGCGGCGGTGACCAATGTCCGCGACCCGCGCCTCAAGGTGGCAGGCGACGCGCCAAGCCGCGGCGACCTGGTGCGCGACGCTCTCACCTGCGCCGACCTTCCCGCCTGGCTCGACCGCCTCGCCAGCGGCGAGGCCGAGCGGTTCGCCGGCTTCAACCTGCTGGCCGGTGACGGGGAGCGCCTGTGGCACCTGCACCGCGGCCTGGACGGCATCCAACTGGGCGAGATCGCCCCGGGCCTGCACGGGCTCTCCAACGCCAGCCTCAACACCCCGTGGCCCAAGCTGATCAGCGTACGCCAGGGGCTCGGGGCCAGCCTGCGCCACGGCCGCTGGCCCGAGGATGCCCTGGCGGCCATGGGCGACCGCCACCCCGCCGATGACGATCAGCTGCCGGAGACCGGCGTGGGCCTGGAGATGGAGCGGATGCTCTCCTCCCCCCTCATCGTCGGCGAGCGCTACGGCACCCGCGCCATGACCTGGCTGAGCTGGCATGCCAGCGGGCGCATCGAGATCGGCGAGCGGCGCTTTGGGCCGCATGGCGTGGCGCTGGGGGAGAGCGTGGAGCGGCTGGTGGGTTTACACCGCTAG
- a CDS encoding response regulator produces the protein MLLLQSGLLLAGLALLLTSAPGAWLAVLLLASTLNLAAVAVGCLRESPRHAEPAAGAPAPLTPPQAAPSVELVAAGEEQLRRRLQALEDDLARREQRLERLTAGRDRPREESRLKSDYLTLLGRELQPLKVRLDALLTPQDEQPLGGPQRHALEELRDRLGDLAVLLEDIAGEEPAATEAPPAHRESRVLIVDDGPVNLMLARQVLEREGLVVRTATSGAEALASLEQLPFDLVLMDIFMPGMDGMETSRRWRDVEAAHYPDHRSVLVALTANASVEDRQRFAEAGLDDYLAKPYRPQELIALVRRWLPARPDALDTP, from the coding sequence GTGCTGCTGCTCCAGTCCGGCCTGCTGCTGGCGGGGCTGGCGCTGCTGCTGACAAGCGCACCCGGTGCCTGGCTGGCAGTGCTGCTGCTTGCCTCGACGCTCAACCTCGCCGCGGTGGCGGTCGGGTGCCTGCGCGAGTCTCCCCGCCATGCCGAGCCCGCGGCCGGCGCCCCGGCTCCCCTGACCCCTCCGCAGGCGGCGCCTTCGGTGGAGCTTGTCGCCGCCGGCGAGGAGCAGCTGCGCCGCCGCCTGCAGGCCCTGGAAGACGACCTGGCGCGTCGCGAGCAGCGGCTCGAGCGCCTGACGGCGGGGCGCGATCGCCCCCGCGAGGAGTCGCGGCTCAAGTCTGACTACCTGACCCTGCTGGGCCGCGAGCTCCAGCCGTTGAAGGTCCGCCTGGATGCACTGCTGACGCCCCAGGACGAGCAACCCCTGGGCGGCCCCCAGCGCCACGCTCTGGAGGAGCTGCGCGACAGGCTCGGCGACCTCGCGGTGCTGCTCGAGGACATCGCCGGCGAGGAGCCGGCCGCCACCGAGGCGCCGCCCGCCCACCGGGAGAGCCGGGTGCTGATCGTCGACGACGGCCCCGTCAACCTGATGCTGGCGCGCCAGGTGCTGGAGCGGGAAGGGCTCGTGGTTCGCACCGCCACCAGCGGCGCCGAGGCGCTGGCCAGCCTGGAGCAGCTCCCCTTCGACCTGGTGCTGATGGACATCTTCATGCCCGGCATGGACGGCATGGAGACCAGTCGCCGCTGGCGTGACGTCGAGGCCGCGCACTACCCCGACCACCGCAGCGTGCTGGTGGCGCTGACCGCCAACGCCAGCGTGGAGGATCGCCAGCGCTTCGCCGAAGCCGGCCTGGACGACTACCTGGCCAAGCCCTATCGCCCCCAGGAGCTGATCGCGCTGGTCAGGCGCTGGCTGCCGGCCCGCCCCGATGCCCTCGATACCCCCTGA
- the lgt gene encoding prolipoprotein diacylglyceryl transferase: MLDYPDIDPVAISLGPFQVHWYGLMYVVGFVAAWWLGRRRAARVGLTHDDIGDLLFYAAIGVVVGGRLGYALFYGMGQWFSDPLWIFRVWDGGMSFHGGLAGVLLASWWFARKKGLAYFTLTDFVAPLVPIGLGAGRIGNFINRELPGRVTELPWGMPFPGLGPEPRHPSALYEAVLEGAVLFVVLWFVSAKPRARGLISGLFLTLYGVFRFAVEFVRLPDAHIGFIAFGWVTMGMLLTLPMIVAGLALIAWSRNQPVDARV, translated from the coding sequence ATGCTCGACTACCCCGATATCGATCCCGTGGCCATCTCCCTCGGCCCCTTCCAGGTGCACTGGTACGGCCTGATGTATGTGGTGGGCTTCGTCGCCGCCTGGTGGCTCGGCCGTCGCCGCGCCGCGCGCGTCGGCCTGACTCACGACGACATCGGCGACCTGCTCTTCTATGCCGCCATCGGCGTGGTGGTGGGCGGGCGCCTGGGCTATGCGCTCTTCTACGGCATGGGGCAGTGGTTCAGCGATCCGCTGTGGATCTTCCGGGTCTGGGACGGTGGCATGAGCTTTCACGGCGGCCTGGCCGGGGTGCTGCTCGCCAGCTGGTGGTTCGCCAGGAAGAAGGGGCTCGCCTACTTCACCCTCACCGACTTCGTCGCCCCCCTGGTGCCCATCGGCCTGGGCGCCGGGCGCATCGGCAACTTCATCAATCGCGAGCTGCCGGGCCGCGTCACCGAGCTGCCCTGGGGCATGCCGTTCCCGGGCCTGGGGCCCGAGCCGCGCCACCCCTCGGCGCTCTACGAGGCGGTGCTGGAAGGGGCGGTGCTCTTCGTGGTGCTGTGGTTCGTCTCCGCGAAGCCCCGCGCCCGCGGGCTGATCTCCGGGCTCTTCCTGACCCTCTACGGGGTGTTCCGCTTCGCGGTGGAGTTCGTGCGCCTGCCCGATGCCCATATCGGCTTCATCGCCTTCGGCTGGGTGACCATGGGCATGCTGCTGACCCTGCCGATGATCGTTGCCGGTCTGGCGCTGATCGCCTGGTCGCGGAATCAGCCGGTGGATGCAAGAGTATGA
- a CDS encoding nucleotidyltransferase domain-containing protein, translated as MRLTPEQVAIIKQAAVEVFGDGVSVKLFGSRLDDAVRGGDIDLLLESPDVIESRMDKMLTLTARLQIRLGDQPIDILVVDPSTPRKPYQHALATAVTLP; from the coding sequence ATGCGACTAACACCGGAGCAGGTTGCCATCATCAAGCAGGCCGCCGTTGAGGTCTTCGGTGATGGCGTCAGCGTGAAGCTCTTCGGGTCACGCCTGGATGACGCCGTGCGGGGCGGTGATATCGACCTGCTGCTGGAGAGCCCTGACGTCATCGAGAGCAGGATGGACAAGATGCTGACCTTGACGGCGCGCCTGCAGATTCGCCTCGGCGATCAGCCGATTGATATCCTCGTGGTCGATCCATCCACGCCTCGGAAACCCTACCAACATGCTTTGGCGACTGCAGTGACGCTACCCTGA
- a CDS encoding thymidylate synthase translates to MTDQTLPALEQPYLDLMRQVLDHGVERGDRTGVGTRSLFGHQMRFDLARGFPLLTTKKLHTRSIFHELLWFLAGDTNIAYLKENGVSIWDEWADEKGDLGPVYGYQWRSWPDPRGGHVDQIAGLLEQLRASPQSRRLIVSAWNPALVDEMALPPCHCLFQFYVAEGRLSCQLYQRSADIFLGVPFNIASYALLTQMIAQVAGLAPGEFIHTLGDAHLYLNHLEQAELQLTRTPRPAPRLVLDPSVTGLFDFRFEHIAIEGYDPHPHIKAAVAV, encoded by the coding sequence GTGACCGACCAGACGCTACCCGCCCTCGAACAGCCCTACCTCGACCTGATGCGCCAGGTGCTCGACCACGGCGTGGAGCGCGGCGACCGCACCGGGGTGGGCACCCGTTCGCTCTTCGGCCACCAGATGCGCTTCGACCTGGCCCGCGGCTTCCCGCTCTTGACCACCAAGAAGCTGCACACCCGCTCGATCTTCCACGAGCTGCTGTGGTTCCTGGCCGGCGACACCAATATCGCCTACCTCAAGGAGAACGGGGTGAGCATCTGGGACGAGTGGGCCGACGAGAAGGGCGATCTCGGCCCCGTCTACGGCTATCAGTGGCGCAGCTGGCCCGACCCCCGCGGCGGCCACGTCGACCAGATCGCCGGGTTGCTGGAGCAGCTGCGCGCAAGCCCCCAGTCTCGCCGGCTGATCGTCTCCGCCTGGAACCCGGCGCTGGTGGACGAGATGGCCCTGCCGCCGTGCCACTGCCTGTTCCAGTTCTACGTGGCCGAGGGGCGGCTCTCCTGCCAGCTCTACCAGCGCAGCGCCGACATCTTCCTCGGCGTGCCCTTCAATATCGCCAGCTACGCGCTGCTGACGCAGATGATCGCCCAGGTGGCGGGCCTTGCCCCGGGGGAGTTCATCCACACCCTGGGGGATGCCCACCTCTACCTGAACCACCTGGAGCAGGCCGAGCTGCAGCTCACCCGCACCCCGCGCCCGGCGCCGCGCCTGGTGCTCGACCCGAGCGTCACGGGCCTGTTCGACTTCCGCTTCGAACACATCGCCATCGAAGGCTACGATCCCCATCCCCATATCAAGGCCGCCGTGGCCGTATAA
- a CDS encoding dihydrofolate reductase, whose amino-acid sequence MTDETLIPIAMIAAMAKNRVIGVDNQLPWYLPEDLRFFKRMTQAKPLVMGRKTFQSIGRPLPGRLNIVVTRDAEFHHDGIRVCHDLVSALALADQQATIDGVEEIMVMGGAEIYAQALGHASRLYLTEVAIEVEGDARFPELDMSEWEEVQRVPGTPSAGQPAYDFVEYRRR is encoded by the coding sequence ATGACCGACGAGACCCTGATCCCCATCGCCATGATCGCCGCCATGGCGAAGAACCGCGTGATCGGCGTGGACAACCAGCTGCCCTGGTACCTGCCCGAGGACCTCAGGTTCTTCAAGCGCATGACCCAGGCCAAGCCCCTGGTGATGGGCCGCAAGACCTTCCAGTCCATCGGCCGGCCGCTGCCCGGGCGGCTCAATATCGTGGTGACCCGCGACGCCGAGTTTCACCACGACGGCATTCGCGTCTGCCACGACCTGGTGTCGGCCCTGGCCCTCGCCGACCAGCAGGCCACCATCGACGGCGTCGAGGAGATCATGGTGATGGGCGGCGCCGAGATCTATGCTCAGGCACTGGGGCACGCCAGCCGCCTCTACCTGACGGAGGTGGCCATCGAGGTGGAGGGCGATGCCCGCTTCCCCGAACTCGACATGAGCGAGTGGGAAGAGGTGCAGCGCGTGCCGGGAACCCCGAGCGCGGGGCAGCCCGCCTACGACTTCGTGGAGTATCGTCGCCGCTAG
- a CDS encoding ProQ/FINO family protein, producing MIEERSIRLLDALEGRADTLLRLWRQERESRQALQQRLDELEAAHLALTEKSQQLVEKNHQLLEERRELEASRLELVEENRELDEQNRELEEHNRHLHERLSEQREGQASGFPRPARRSQGLSALIGRRTSPTADSAQSPSAPEEPPAGQGLSEEISQEIGRAKGDASGAASVASQEGGSPAPTVAGQQDSLAIGEAPSPHTLLAEWYQRYPAAFFKGHTRPLKVGIHEELAEREPWPEKLVRRALACYVNLPRYLKAVREGAERIDLAGQPAGGVDAQAAEHARKKLDRLQAERRGKVPSGAARRQQAAPKRARPGSQSVDKSLGKSGDGQGDRQEDRKARFKAGPAREAPAAGGDAARPSALKAAKPQPAAESRPVTMEEKLAALVAKHRLS from the coding sequence TTGATCGAGGAACGCTCAATTCGCCTGCTGGATGCCCTGGAGGGGCGAGCCGACACCCTGCTCAGGCTGTGGCGGCAGGAGCGCGAGTCGCGCCAGGCCCTGCAGCAGCGCCTGGACGAGCTGGAGGCCGCACATCTGGCGCTCACCGAGAAGAGCCAGCAGCTGGTGGAGAAGAACCATCAGCTGCTGGAAGAGCGTCGCGAGCTCGAGGCCAGCCGCCTGGAGCTTGTAGAAGAAAACCGCGAGCTCGACGAGCAGAACCGCGAGCTGGAGGAGCATAACCGCCACCTTCACGAGCGCCTGAGCGAGCAGCGGGAAGGGCAGGCCAGCGGTTTTCCTCGCCCCGCCCGCCGCTCCCAGGGGCTCTCGGCGCTGATCGGGCGCCGCACCTCCCCGACCGCCGACTCGGCGCAGTCTCCCTCAGCACCCGAGGAACCCCCAGCGGGGCAGGGGCTCAGCGAGGAGATCAGCCAGGAGATCGGCCGGGCGAAGGGCGATGCCAGCGGGGCGGCATCGGTCGCCTCACAGGAAGGTGGTTCACCGGCACCGACCGTCGCCGGCCAGCAGGACAGCCTCGCCATCGGCGAGGCCCCTTCGCCCCACACGCTGCTGGCCGAGTGGTACCAGCGCTACCCCGCTGCCTTCTTCAAGGGCCACACCCGTCCGCTCAAGGTGGGCATCCACGAGGAGCTGGCCGAGCGCGAACCCTGGCCCGAGAAGCTGGTGCGTAGGGCGCTGGCCTGCTACGTGAACCTCCCGCGCTACCTCAAGGCGGTGCGCGAGGGCGCCGAGCGCATCGATCTCGCCGGCCAGCCCGCCGGTGGCGTGGATGCCCAGGCCGCCGAGCACGCGCGCAAGAAGCTCGATCGCCTGCAGGCCGAGCGCCGCGGCAAGGTGCCGTCCGGCGCTGCCCGCCGCCAGCAAGCAGCGCCCAAGCGCGCCCGGCCGGGAAGTCAATCGGTAGACAAGTCGCTGGGCAAGTCGGGGGATGGACAGGGGGATAGACAGGAGGATAGAAAGGCCAGGTTCAAGGCCGGCCCCGCCCGGGAGGCGCCCGCGGCCGGGGGCGACGCCGCCAGGCCGTCGGCGCTCAAGGCGGCCAAGCCCCAGCCCGCGGCCGAGTCCCGCCCCGTCACCATGGAGGAGAAGCTGGCCGCCCTGGTGGCCAAGCATCGCCTCTCCTGA
- a CDS encoding porin, protein MKKTLLATAIAGALGVSAAAQAATVYDQDGTQIDIYGRINFAVTAGGVDDAKFDGFDADGNPVLVQTEKTSGSEFRDVNSRIGFRARHQLSSDLQAFGNVELRPRMDAVNDDGITVRNTFVGLNSNQFGMVRVGNFDSVFYSAVTSMFDVPEWGGYTTLDGGSISSRGDSVQYSTPNLEGFQAHVSVKHLSGNGQDIGEQDNSSTVSAAGAVSYEIDGLYLAAGYNQSKGVSRKTDRGASYDGGAAYAGGEDIWGVSARYAFTPALSARLTYQEVASQFDQATLEEQKNPHRLIENLWGLGATFDYGMGEVYADYYRVRMALDQIDSQNRWNVGVNYRFSEPMYVYAEIWDTDFDTDDSVSDLNDDLGYAVGIRYDF, encoded by the coding sequence ATGAAAAAGACACTGTTAGCAACTGCTATCGCCGGCGCCCTGGGCGTCTCCGCTGCCGCCCAGGCCGCTACTGTCTACGACCAGGACGGCACCCAAATCGACATCTATGGCCGCATCAATTTTGCTGTTACCGCTGGTGGAGTCGATGATGCTAAATTCGATGGTTTTGATGCAGATGGTAACCCCGTGCTGGTACAGACCGAGAAGACCTCAGGTTCTGAGTTCCGTGATGTCAACTCTCGTATCGGCTTTCGTGCACGTCACCAGCTGAGCTCCGACCTTCAGGCATTTGGTAACGTTGAGCTCCGTCCGCGCATGGACGCTGTGAACGATGATGGTATCACTGTCCGCAATACTTTTGTTGGTCTGAACAGCAACCAGTTCGGCATGGTTCGCGTAGGTAACTTCGACAGCGTATTCTATTCCGCTGTTACATCCATGTTTGATGTGCCCGAGTGGGGTGGATACACCACCCTTGATGGCGGCAGCATCAGCAGCCGCGGTGACTCCGTCCAGTACTCCACACCGAATCTGGAAGGTTTCCAAGCCCACGTTTCCGTGAAGCATCTGAGTGGCAATGGTCAGGATATCGGTGAGCAGGATAACTCCTCTACCGTTTCAGCCGCGGGTGCCGTGAGCTATGAGATTGACGGTCTCTACTTGGCTGCTGGCTACAATCAGTCCAAGGGTGTGAGTCGTAAAACTGATCGTGGTGCAAGCTATGATGGCGGTGCAGCCTATGCGGGCGGCGAAGACATTTGGGGTGTGAGCGCTCGTTATGCCTTTACTCCGGCGCTCTCTGCCCGCCTGACTTATCAGGAAGTAGCAAGCCAGTTTGATCAAGCCACTCTGGAGGAACAAAAGAACCCGCACAGGCTGATTGAAAACCTTTGGGGTCTTGGTGCCACCTTCGACTACGGTATGGGTGAGGTCTATGCTGACTACTACCGCGTTCGCATGGCGCTGGATCAGATCGACAGTCAGAATCGCTGGAACGTTGGTGTAAACTATCGCTTCAGTGAGCCGATGTATGTATACGCTGAGATTTGGGATACTGACTTCGACACTGACGATAGCGTCAGCGATCTGAATGACGATCTCGGTTACGCTGTTGGTATCCGCTACGATTTCTAA